In Pirellulales bacterium, the following are encoded in one genomic region:
- a CDS encoding ImmA/IrrE family metallo-endopeptidase, translating to MLNGSRDQRYFDVRFYNRLLDSAAEQRSKSKATQAEAMRLVRRELIAAGTDAPPTDLKRLAKHLGVQRVAIVPLAMRGRLMLSGSDVEIEINGDLDEWSRRHTIAHELVHLVLEKDRVAMARAAGSNVKKRIAHGLIEQLCDLGADEILLPREWLAEKLKRSRPSMDLVVHISNHLDLPVDFVATRIVNLGLQPWRTIWCGRSKRKSYLVKSAPAWDELFLAGLDILDADESPVTKCWDHNEVEKGTVVIRIHGELHDFPSHCLKIAHDSVFGILYTGSR from the coding sequence ATGCTGAACGGCAGCCGAGATCAGCGATACTTCGACGTTCGGTTCTATAACCGCTTGCTCGACTCCGCCGCTGAACAGCGGAGCAAGAGCAAAGCGACTCAAGCCGAGGCGATGCGCCTCGTCAGACGAGAATTAATCGCCGCTGGGACGGACGCTCCGCCGACGGATTTGAAGCGACTGGCGAAGCACTTGGGCGTGCAACGCGTTGCGATCGTCCCGCTTGCAATGCGCGGCAGGCTAATGTTGTCGGGGAGCGACGTTGAAATAGAAATTAATGGCGATCTTGACGAGTGGAGTCGGCGCCACACGATTGCCCACGAGCTTGTCCATCTCGTGCTGGAGAAGGACCGTGTCGCTATGGCTCGCGCGGCCGGGAGCAACGTGAAAAAGCGGATCGCGCACGGCTTAATTGAGCAGCTTTGCGATCTCGGTGCGGACGAGATTCTTTTGCCGAGAGAATGGCTGGCTGAGAAACTAAAGCGTAGTCGTCCGTCGATGGATCTTGTCGTCCATATTTCGAATCATTTGGATCTTCCGGTGGATTTCGTTGCGACGAGAATCGTGAACTTAGGTCTGCAGCCGTGGCGAACAATTTGGTGCGGGCGCTCAAAACGTAAATCGTATTTGGTAAAGTCCGCGCCTGCATGGGACGAGCTTTTTCTCGCGGGCTTAGATATTCTTGACGCCGACGAATCGCCGGTGACGAAGTGCTGGGATCATAATGAGGTTGAGAAGGGAACCGTGGTCATTCGAATCCATGGGGAACTCCACGATTTTCCATCGCATTGCCTGAAAATCGCGCACGACAGCGTTTTCGGCATTCTGTATACGGGGAGCCGCTGA